In Deefgea piscis, the DNA window CAATTTGCAGCGTCCTGATTACGGATGGATTTGCAGCTTACTGTTGCTCACCATGCTTTGGGCATTTCCCGTTTTTTCAGCTTGGGATTTTGATCGTTTGCTTAAGTTAGCGCAACAACGTTATGCCGCCAACACGGTTAAAACTGTGGCAGAAATGCAGCAACTTTTGCTCAGTAGCAAAACATTACCCGAGGCCGATAAACTTAAACGAATTAATGAGTATATCAATCGTAGATTTCAGTTTGTTGAAGACCAAATATTGTGGAATCAAGCCGATTACTGGGCGACGCCACTCGAAATGATCGGTAAATCAGCTGGGGATTGTGAAGACTTTGCAATTATTAAATATATGGCATTAAAAGATACTGGGGTTTCTACTGATAAGTTAAGGTTAAGCTATGTAAAAGCCAAAATAGGAGGCACTAATAGTACAATTAGTCAGGCGCATATGGTCTTGACTTATTATAGCGAACCAGATGCTGAGCCATTGGTTTTAGATAATTTAATTAGTGAAATTCGCCCAGCAAGTCGCCGCCCAGATTTAACTCCCGTATTTAGTTTTAATCATGAAGGTGTGTTTGCTGGTAGTGGCAAGCAACCGTCGGCGTCGATTGATCGTTTATCACGTTGGAAAGATGTTTTATTGCGTATGCAAGCCGATGGTATTGACAATAAGGAATGACCACGTGTCTTTAATTCGCCAAGTATTATTACTAATAATAATCTCCACGTTGCTTGCTTTTATGGTGAGCTTAATTGTGAGCACATTGAGCGCACGAGATTATTTGCAGCAACAATTATTTACACAAAGTAGTGATAATGCATCGTCTTTGGCCTTGTCTTTGTCTCAGCAGGCCGAAGATCCGGCAATGATTGAGTTAATGACATCGGCTTTGTTTGATTCTGGGCATTTTGAGCTGATTCGATTTCGTGATCCACATAAAAAAATAATCATTGAGCTCAAAAATAAAGAGCTGCCTAGCAATGTGCCAGCTTGGTTTATGCAATTATTTCCGATTGATGTGGCATCGGGGCAAGCTTTGGTGAATAAGGGTTGGCAGCAGGCAGGTGCTGTAGAGGTCCGTGCGCATAGCAAATTTGCCTACGAGTCGCTATGGAGTGGCGTCGTTAAATTATTCTTTTGGATTATGGGTGGTGGGGTCTTAGTGGCCGTATTGGTTTGGGCGCTATTTAATCGCGTGCGCCAGCCGATTCAACAGATGATTGCACAGGCAGAGGCGATTAGCGAACGCCGCTTTATTACCATTGCCGAGCCGCCATATATTGAATTACGCCGCGTCGTTGCCGCAATGAATAGTATGGTGGTGCGAATCAAGCAAATGTTTGATGAGCAATCTGAGCGTATTGATCAGCTGCACCAAGATGTGAATCGCGACCAAGTGACTGGCTTAGTCAATCGGGCTTTTTTTATGGGGCGCTTGTCGGGTTTACTCAACGATGAAGATCGCAGTGGCCATGGTTTTTTACTCATGCTGCGGTTAAAAGATTTAGCCGAGATTAATCAAAATCTAGGGCGGCAAGCAACGGACCAATTGCTGAGCCAGATTGCAACGTGCTTGGCTCACTGGGATGATCAAGGTGAGGAGTGGGTCGCGGCTCGGCTAAATGGTTGCGATTTTGCTTTAACGATGCCCGCACTAGAGCATCCAACAGAATTTGTTGCTCAATTGCTCGCGTCCTTGGCAGCATTAAGCAGTATGGAGGACTTCATCCATATCGGTTATAGCGAGTTCAATCAAGGTGAATCAATTGGTGCTTTGCTGGCCAGAACCGATGCGGCATTGGCGCAAGCCGAGAATCAAGGCGTCATCAGTGCTGTGGCCGCCGAGGTGAATGTGGCGCTGGTGAATCATCCAAATACCTATTGGCGTACTTGCTTGCAGCAAGCAGTTCAATTGCAACAGTTTGTGGCTGCGCAATATCCAGTACTCGATTGGCAAGGGCGGGTGATTCATCAAGAGTTAATGCTGCGCCTACCTGAGGCCGGCAGCGATCGCTTATTGAGCGCCGGGGTCTTTATGCCTTTTGCCAAGCGTTTTGGTTTAACGGCTGAGCTGGATTTAGCGGCAATTCGCTTAGCAGTGAAAGAATTGCAGCAGCACTCGGCCAATTATGCAGTGAATTTAGATATTGAATCATTGAGTCATTTGCCATTTCGCGCTGAGCTAGTAAAAATCTTGCAAGGCTTAAGTTCTGAGATTCGCGCTCGCCTGTGGTTTGATATTAATGGCAATAGTTTTACGCAAGAGTTTGAAACGTTGGCCACCTTTGCGGCGGAAATGAATCAATTTAATGTCAAAGTGGGGATTGAACATTTTGGTCGCGCGGTAAGCAGTATGCTGCGCTTATATGATTTACCGTTGGCGTATTTAAAAATTGATGGCAGTTATATCCTCGATATTGATCAACATACTGGCAATCAACGCTTATTGAAAGAAATTGTCCGTATGGCCGATAGCCTTGGCATATTAACGATTGCCGAGCAAGTTCGCACCGAAGCTGAATGGCAGAAATTACAAGAGCTGGGGCTAGGTGGTGTAACGGGCTTGATTACCAAAGATAAAATCAAATAGAGCAAGTTTTATCGGCTGTTATTCATTGATACATTGAGTGGAAATTTGCGCGTTGCCGCTGGAATTTACCTTTAGATGAGTCAAGAAGCCTTAGGGTCAGTTGACAGCGTGGTGATGCAAATAAAAAAAGGCCAGATATTAAATCTGGCCTTTTTGTCATCCTGCTTAATCAGTAATCAGCCTTCCTTTGCTGAGTAGGTCATTGATGATGGCTTGATCACTACCTGATGTAGTGAGATCAACGCCTTGCAAGGTAATGACTTGGTCTTCTTTCGTTGTCCAATTGCCATTGCTAAATTCACCTTTGCTACTCACGTGAATGATGGTGTCTGAACCCGATTTCTCAAAGTGCAGATACTGGGTGAGGCTGCCAGTATTTTCGCCTTGGAGTAAGTCGCGCAGATCGAGTTTATCCACATCGCCCACAGCATTGCCTGATTTGGCGTTGTTGAAGTCCATCACCACATCACGGGCTGGTGCACCAGCAGTGCCTTGGTCTCCCAGCGTCCACTTAAAGGTGTCAGATCCCGCATCGCCGCGCAGAATATCGTTACCCGAACCGCCAACGAGTAAGTCATTACCTGCGCCACCGCGCAAGGCATCAATCCCAGCTCCACCAAACAGCTTGTCGTTACCAGCATTGCCATACAGAGCGTCTGAGCCATTCTCACCAAATACGGTGTCATTGCCGCTGCCCGCGTTGACGAGGTCGGTGACTGGCTGCATTTCATTCACAATACCAAGTACTAACTTATCGTTATTGGTTGTAGTGGATAAAGTACCGTCGGCACTGGTCATAAATTGACTAGCGAGGAAGAAGTTAGCATCTTTGGTGGCAACGGAATTGTTGTAATCTTGCGTTTCCCCCATGTAGATTAAGTCATTGCCGGCTCCCGCCTCAACGTGATCATTGCTGCCCCCAGTGAGGATGACTTGATCGTTACCAGTCGCGGTACTGGCGTAACTTTTTCCCGCACCGCCGCCAGTCGCTGAGTGATAGCCTGCAGTGGAGACTTGAATGACATTGCCAGCATCAGATTCTGGGCCTGTTACAAAGTATGAGCCGACGCCACCTTCATTTGAACCATCTAGGATATTGCTTTCAGGCACGACTTTGACCGTCCAAATCGCACTGGATGTGCCGCCGAAACCATCACTCACGGTGTAGCGGATGGTGGCTTCACCAATAAAGTTGGCGCTTGGTGTAAAGACTGGTAAGCCCGTTTTAGGATCAATGGTGACCACACCTTGTCCAGAAAGGAGTGTTGGCGTGCCAGTCAGCGTTAATTTATCGCCTTGCAAGTCTTTATCATTGGCTAGCAGATCAAGTGAAATCGCTTGATTGGCTTTGGTAAAGCTAAAGTCATCAACCAGTACCGGGGCAGTGTTATAGCGCGGTGGAATGACATTGATCGTCAATTTACTATTGGATTTATCTAGGTCGCCATCATTGTCGACCAAGGTAAAGCCAATATTCTCGCTGGCATTACTTTGTAAGTTTACTGGCGGCGTGTAGGTGTATTTACCATCATCCATATCAATGATGAATTGCCCACCCAATGCCGTAGTGACTTTTAAAGTATGCGTCACAGGGTCAAAGGTATAAGTGCTGCCATTGGCTGTGGTGGTGATGCTATTGCCCACAGTATTAAAGGTGTATTTCACCCCGTCAACGGTGATGTCGTTGATATGGCCGCCATCGGCACCAAACCCAGCGACCGCTGATCCAACTAGCCCACCAGTAATATTGCCTGCTGTTGGCGTGAGGATGGTATCGCGTAAGATCGGCGGCAATTGCGCCAAATTAGTGACGATAATTGAGTTCGCTTCGGTGCCCGATCCTGTACCGTTGTAAGCGAGAGGATCGAGGTTGGTGCCAGCCACCCCAGTACCTAAGCCAATTGACAGCGAATTAATATCTTTGGCATTTAAGAAGTCAGTCCATGTTTTGGTTTCGGTACTATCTAAACCTAAGCCCGTATTTGGTGCGCCGTCAGAGAAGAAATACCCTACGTTTTGGCCGCCGACGAGTTTGCCAGGTTTGTCAAAGTTTTGCATGACCTGCCCGGCTGCAGCGTCGTAATTGGTTCCACCATTGGCAGTAAAGTTAGCCAATATGGCTTTTGCTTCTGCGGCGGTGAGCCAAGTATTGCCATTAAAGAGTTGGGTGGTAGCCGATGAGCTAAAGCCAACCAACATGATTTTAACGTCACCCACGTTATCGTAATCGTTAATCAGCTGCGTTAACGCCTCTTTGGCCACTTGTAAGCGCGTTTTACCCGCAATCCCGCTTGGATCAGCCATGCTGCCCGAGGTGTCTAAAGTCAGGACTAAATTGGTGCTGATATATGGCATTTGCACCGTTGCAGTTGTGCTTTGTCCTACCGGCGCATCATCTTCAACCTTGATGGTAAATTGACCCGAGCTCGATGAAGTGCCATCCGATGCGCTAACCTTCACATCAAACGACTTCACATCTTCAGTCGTTTTGTCGGCGTGATCGATTGGGCCCGATAACGTCACGTTGTATTTGCCAGTGCCATCAATGGAAATCGTAGCAATGGTTTGATTGCCAACCGTGCCGACCAGCGTACCACTGCCATTACCGCTCCAAACAATCGCTTGGCCACCCGAGGTTAAACCTGTTGGCGCAGTTAATGTGTAGGTGAGCGAAGAGCTATCCACGTCACTGAAAATTACGTTTCCTGTGGCGGTAGTGGAATTGCTGGTGTCTGATGTGCCTGCGGTATCTGCAATACCGCCTTTCAAACCTTCTTCTGATACCGTCGCAGATGAGCTAGATACAAAGGTTGGCGCATCATTGACTGGCACGACAGTAATCGTACTAATGGCAGTATTGCTATTGGATACGCCATCGTTCACTGTCACGTTCAAAATGCGATCTGCCGCACTCGGATTTTCGCTGGTGCTGCTAAAGCGAATCGATTCGATGGCCGTCTCATAAGCAGCTTTGGATGCGCTGCCGGTCAGGGTTAATACAATTTGACCGTTAACGACGCTTTGTGACGCGACAATCCCATTTGGCAAACCGACAGTGCTTAATACATCGCCCAACTGAGCATTGGTCAATACAATGGTCGCACTTTGTAGGTTGGCGCTATCCACATCACCGATCAGGCTGTCGATGTCTGCAATTGGCGTTCCGCTGCCATTTTCGACATATGTCGTTTTAAAACTCGTATCTTCCATGCTGGCATCAAGATCGAGCGTTGGTGCATCGTTCACCGGGTTAACGGTCACATTGAGCGTACTGCTGCTACCGGTGTTGGTGACATAAGTCGCTTGCGGCATCGCACCATTCCAGTTTGGCGCTGGGGTAAAGGTGTATTCACCGTTGCTGCTAATGGTCAATGTCCCCACGTTAGCAATCGTTGCTGTTTGGCCCGCGGTGAAGTTGCGACCATCCACCGAGAAGGTTGCGACGGTTAAAGCGCTATCAACATCGCTATCATTGGTCAGCACATTACCTGTAGCTGGCGTGTCTTCAAGAACAGTTTGGCTATCAGCGCGCAAAACACTTGCATCGTTAACTGGGGTCACTGTCACATTGAGCGTACTGCTGCTACCGGTGTTGGTAACATAAGTCGCTTGCGGCATCGCGCCATTCCAGTTTGGCGCTGGGGTAAAGGTGTATTCACCGTTGCTGCTAATGGTCAATGTACCTACGTTAGCAATCGTTGCTGTTTGCCCAGCGGTGAAGTTGCGGCCATCCACCGAGAAGGTTGCGACGGTTAAAGCGCTATCAACATCGCTATCATTAGTCAGCACATTACCTGTAGCTGGCGTGTCTTCAAGAACAGTTTGGCTATCGGCGCGCAAGATACTGGCATCGTCAACGGGCGTGAGGTTGATGTTCACCGTGGCCAAGGCGGTACCGCCTTTGCCGTCGGAGACGGTGACGGTAAAGCTGTCGCTACCGATGTAGTCGAGGTTTGGCGTGTAGGTGTAGCTGCCATCCGGATTCAGCACCACTTTACCGTGTGCTGGGTTGCTCGCTTGTGTGAACGACAAGGTGTCGCCATCCACATCGGCGCCGTTGACTTTACCGGTCACAATCGTGTCTTCCGGCACATTGTGGGTGTAGGTCCCGGTGTTCGGGTCGAAGTTAACCGTCGGTGGTACTGGTTCAGTCGGTGGGGTGACCACTGGCTTGTCGTTGGTGCCGGTAATGGTCAACGACAAGGTGCTATCGACGGTCACCGTGCCATCGGTAACGGTATACGGTACGGTGATTTTAAGTTCTTCACCGGCTTTAAGGCTGTTGTACGCTGGATCCGCTGGGTTAAAGGTGTAGCTGCCGTCGGGGTTGAGCGTCAAGCCAGCTGGCAATGGGTTTTTAGCGGCGAAGGTGAGTTTCTCAACATCCACGTCGGTGGCGATCAATTGACCATTCACCTGCGCGTCGTCTTCTTTCACATTGAGCGTAGCGGCGGTTGCGACTGGCGCATCGTTCGTGCCATTCACCACGACCGTAATCGTCACTGGCGTACCGTCTTTGGACAAGACGGTGAAGCTTTCAGTGAGGGTTTCTTTGTCGTCCAAGCCTTGCACAATGCCTTGGCTATTGTCGACGGTATACGTCCACAAGCCTGCAGCATTAACCGCAAACTGGCCATACTTGCCCGTGGTATTTTGGGTTTGGAAGATGGCTTCGCCGGCATCCGGATCGGTAATGGTCAACTGACCTTGGGTTTTGATTTCATTACCCACAACTGCGACGTCTTCAGTGACTTCACCTTGTTTCACCCCACCGATGATCGCTGGATCAGAGGCGGGCGTGAGGTTGATGTTCACCGTGGCCAAGGCGGTACCGCCTTTGCCGTCGGAGACGGTGACCGTGAAGCTGTCGCTACCGATGTAGTCGAGGTTTGGCGTGTAGGTGTAGCTGCCATCCGGATTCAGCACCACTTTACCGTGTGCTGGGTTGCTCGCTTGTGTGAACGACAAGGTGTCGCCATCCACATCGGCGCCGTTGACTTTACCGGTCACAATCGTGTCTTCCGGCACATTGTGGGTGTAGGTCCCAGTGTTCGGGTCGAAGTTAACCGTCGGTGGTACTGGTTCAGTCGGTGGGGTGACCACTGGCTTGTCGTTGGTGCCGGTAATGGTCAACGACAAGGTGCTATCGACCGTCACTGTGCCATCGGTAACGGTATACGGTACGGTGATTTTAAGTTCTTCACCGGCTTTAAGGCTGTTGTACGCTGGATCCGCTGGGTTAAAGGTGTAGCTGCCGTCGGCGTTGAGCGTCAAGCCAGCTGGCAATGGGTTTTTAGCGGCGAAGGTGAGTTTCTCAACATCCACGTCGGTGGCGATCAATTGACCATTCACCTGCGCGTCGTCTTCTTTCACATTGAGCGTAGCGGCGGTTGCGACTGGCGCATCGTTCGTGCCATTCACCACGACCGTAATCGTCACTGGCGTACCGTCTTTGGACAAGACCGTGAAGCTTTCAGTGAGGGTTTCTTTGTCGTCCAAGCCTTGCACAATGCCTTGGCTATTGTCGACGGTATACGTCCACAAGCCTGCAGCATTAACCGCAAACTGGCCATACTTGCCCGTGGTATTTTGGGTTTGGAATACGGCTTCGCCGGCATCCGGATCGGTAATGGTCAACTGACCTTGGGTTTTGATTTCATTACCGACAACTGCGACGTCTTCAGTGACTTCACCTTGTTTCACCCCACCGATGATCGCTGGATCAGAGGCGGGCGTGAGGTTGATGTTCACCGTGGCCAAGGCGGTACCGCCTTTGCCGTCGGAGACGGTGACCGTAAAGCTGTCGCTACCGATGTAGTCGAGATTTGGCGTGTAGGTGTAGCTGCCATCCGGATTCAGCACCACTTTACCGTGTGCTGGGTTGCTCGCTTGTGTGAACGACAAGGTGTCGCCATCCACATCGGCGCCGTTGACTTTACCGGTCACAATCGTGTCTTCCGGCACATTGTGGGTGTAGGTCCCAGTGTTCGGGTCGAAGTTAACCGTCGGTGGTACTGGTTCAGTCGGTGGGGTGACCACTGGCTTGTCGTTGGTGCCGGTAATGGTCAACGACAAGGTGCTATCGACCGTCACTGTGCCATCGGTAACGGTATACGGTACGGTGATTTTAAGTTCTTCACCGGCTTTAAGGCTGTTGTACGCTGGATCCGCTGGGTTAAAGGTGTAGCTGCCGTCGGCGTTGAGCGTCAAGCCAGCTGGCAATGGGTTTTTAGCGGCGAAGGTGAGTTTCTCAACATCCACGTCGGTGGCGATCAATTGACCATTCACCTGCGCGTCGTCTTCTTTCACATTGAGCGTAGCGGCGGTTGCGACTGGCGCATCGTTCGTGCCATTCACCACGACCGTAATCGTCACTGGCGTACCGTCTTTGGACAAGACCGTGAAGCTTTCAGTGAGGGTTTCTTTGTCGTCCAAGCCTTGCACAATGCCTTGGCTATTGTCGACGGTATACGTCCACAAGCCTGCAGCATTAACCGCAAACTGGCCATACTTGCCCGTGGTATTTTGGGTTTGGAATACGGCTTCGCCGGCATCCGGATCGGTAATGGTCAACTGACCTTGGGTTTTGATTTCATTACCGACAACTGCGACGTCTTCAGTGACTTCACCTTGTTTCACCCCACCGATGATCGCTGGATCAGAGGCGGGCGTGAGGTTGATGTTCACCGTGGCCAAGGCGGTACCGCCTTTGCCGTCGGAGACGGTGACCGTAAAGCTGTCGCTACCGATGTAGTCGAGATTTGGCGTGTAGGTGTAGCTGCCATCCGGATTCAGCACCACTTTACCGTGTGCTGGGTTGCTCGCTTGTGTGAACGACAAGGTGTCGCCATCCACATCAGCGCCGTTGACTTTACCGGTCACAATCGTGTCTTCCGGCACATTGTGGGTGTAGGTCCCGGTGTTCGGGTCGAAGTTAACCGTCGGTGGTACTGGTTCAGTCGGTGGGGTGACCACTGGCTTGTCGTTGGTGCCGGTAATGGTCAACGACAAGGTGCTATCGACGGTCACCGTGCCATCGGTAACGGTATACGGCACAGTAATTTTAAGTTCTTCACCGGCTTTAAGGCTGTTGTAGGCCGGATCAGTTGGGTCAAAGCTGTAGCTGCCGTCGGCGTTGAGCTTCAAGCCAGCTGGCAATGGGTTTTTAGCGGCGAAGGTGAGTTTCTCAACATCCACGTCGGTGGCGATCAATTGACCATTCACCTGCGCGTCGTCTTCTTTCACATTGAGCGTAGCGGCGGTTGCGACTGGCGCATCGTTCGTGCCATTCACCACGACCGTAATC includes these proteins:
- a CDS encoding transglutaminase-like cysteine peptidase — protein: MFNLQRPDYGWICSLLLLTMLWAFPVFSAWDFDRLLKLAQQRYAANTVKTVAEMQQLLLSSKTLPEADKLKRINEYINRRFQFVEDQILWNQADYWATPLEMIGKSAGDCEDFAIIKYMALKDTGVSTDKLRLSYVKAKIGGTNSTISQAHMVLTYYSEPDAEPLVLDNLISEIRPASRRPDLTPVFSFNHEGVFAGSGKQPSASIDRLSRWKDVLLRMQADGIDNKE
- a CDS encoding bifunctional diguanylate cyclase/phosphodiesterase, with amino-acid sequence MSTLSARDYLQQQLFTQSSDNASSLALSLSQQAEDPAMIELMTSALFDSGHFELIRFRDPHKKIIIELKNKELPSNVPAWFMQLFPIDVASGQALVNKGWQQAGAVEVRAHSKFAYESLWSGVVKLFFWIMGGGVLVAVLVWALFNRVRQPIQQMIAQAEAISERRFITIAEPPYIELRRVVAAMNSMVVRIKQMFDEQSERIDQLHQDVNRDQVTGLVNRAFFMGRLSGLLNDEDRSGHGFLLMLRLKDLAEINQNLGRQATDQLLSQIATCLAHWDDQGEEWVAARLNGCDFALTMPALEHPTEFVAQLLASLAALSSMEDFIHIGYSEFNQGESIGALLARTDAALAQAENQGVISAVAAEVNVALVNHPNTYWRTCLQQAVQLQQFVAAQYPVLDWQGRVIHQELMLRLPEAGSDRLLSAGVFMPFAKRFGLTAELDLAAIRLAVKELQQHSANYAVNLDIESLSHLPFRAELVKILQGLSSEIRARLWFDINGNSFTQEFETLATFAAEMNQFNVKVGIEHFGRAVSSMLRLYDLPLAYLKIDGSYILDIDQHTGNQRLLKEIVRMADSLGILTIAEQVRTEAEWQKLQELGLGGVTGLITKDKIK
- a CDS encoding retention module-containing protein; the encoded protein is MAEQIIAANSGAKQQIVVVQGEAFIKDARGQLQAIKAGDVLLEGQVIVTDAQGHLTVLLPNGQIIELGADRSLLIDGDLLGTAPTDSTEAAVAKTNDSADQIINALNEGKDLSTDLEATAAGLNAGGGTDEGSGFVRLMRVAEGVDPLSFNFASALDATEPPPTATFADVVAAEIIADNKNPEFVDDNNAPLGSDQTATTPEDTPISGKLLAKDDNGDPLVFNKTSDPAHGTVVVDINGNWTYTPNKDYTGPDQFQVQVNDGKGGTDTITVNVGVTPVNDPAIIGGVKQGEVTEDVAVVGNEIKTQGQLTITDPDAGEAVFQTQNTTGKYGQFAVNAAGLWTYTVDNSQGIVQGLDDKETLTESFTVLSKDGTPVTITVVVNGTNDAPVATAATLNVKEDDAQVNGQLIATDVDVEKLTFAAKNPLPAGLTLNADGSYTFNPADPAYNSLKAGEELKITVPYTVTDGTVTVDSTLSLTITGTNDKPVVTPPTEPVPPTVNFDPNTGTYTHNVPEDTIVTGKVNGADVDGDTLSFTQASNPAHGKVVLNPDGSYTYTPNLDYIGSDSFTVTVSDGKGGTALATVNINLTPASDPAIIGGVKQGEVTEDVAVVGNEIKTQGQLTITDPDAGEAVFQTQNTTGKYGQFAVNAAGLWTYTVDNSQGIVQGLDDKETLTESFTVLSKDGTPVTITVVVNGTNDAPVATAATLNVKEDDAQVNGQLIATDVDVEKLTFAAKNPLPAGLTLNPDGSYTFDPTDPAYNSLKAGEELKITVPYTVTDGTVTVDSTLSLTITGTNDKPVVTPPTEPVPPTVNFDPNTGTYTHNVPEDTIVIGKVNGADVDGDTLSFTQASNPAHGKVVLNPDGSYTYTPNLDYIGSDSFTVTVSDGKGGTALATVNINLTPASDPAIIGGVKQGEVTEDVAVVGNEIKTQGQLTITDPDAGEAVFQTQNTTGKYGQFAVNAAGLWTYTVDNSQGIVQGLDDKETLTESFTVLSKDGTPVTITVVVNGTNDAPVATAATLNVKEDDAQVNGQLIATDVDVEKLTFAAKNPLPAGLTLNPDGSYTFDPTDPAYNSLKAGEELKITVPYTVTDGTVTVDSTLSLTITGTNDKPVVTPPTEPVPPTVNFDPNTGTYTHNVPEDTIVIGKVNGADVDGDTLSFTQASNPAHGKVVLNPDGSYTYTPNLDYIGSDSFTVTVSDGKGGTALATVNINLTPASDPAIIGGVKQGEVTEDVAVVGNEIKTQGQLTITDPDAGDAVFQTQNTTGKYGQFAVNAAGLWTYTVDNSQGIVQGLDDKETLTESFTVLSKDGTPVTITVVVNGTNDAPVATAATLNVKEDDAQVNGQLIATDVDVEKLTFAAKNPLPAGLTLNADGSYTFNPADPAYNSLKAGEELKITVPYTVTDGTVTVDSTLSLTITGTNDKPVVTPPTEPVPPTVNFDPNTGTYTHNVPEDTIVTGKVNGADVDGDTLSFTQASNPAHGKVVLNPDGSYTYTPNLDYIGSDSFTVTVSDGKGGTALATVNINLTPASDPAIIGGVKQGEVTEDVAVVGNEIKTQGQLTITDPDAGEAIFQTQNTTGKYGQFAVNAAGLWTYTVDNSQGIVQGLDDKETLTESFTVLSKDGTPVTITVVVNGTNDAPVATAATLNVKEDDAQVNGQLIATDVDVEKLTFAAKNPLPAGLTLNADGSYTFNPADPAYNSLKAGEELKITVPYTVTDGTVTVDSTLSLTITGTNDKPVVTPPTEPVPPTVNFDPNTGTYTHNVPEDTIVTGKVNGADVDGDTLSFTQASNPAHGKVVLNPDGSYTYTPNLDYIGSDSFTVTVSDGKGGTALATVNINLTPASDPAIIGGVKQGEVTEDVAVVGNEIKTQGQLTITDPDAGEAIFQTQNTTGKYGQFAVNAAGLWTYTVDNSQGIVQGLDDKETLTESFTVLSKDGTPVTITVVVNGTNDAPVATAATLNVKEDDAQVNGQLIATDVDVEKLTFAAKNPLPAGLKLNADGSYSFDPTDPAYNSLKAGEELKITVPYTVTDGTVTVDSTLSLTITGTNDKPVVTPPTEPVPPTVNFDPNTGTYTHNVPEDTIVTGKVNGADVDGDTLSFTQASNPAHGKVVLNPDGSYTYTPNLDYIGSDSFTVTVSDGKGGTALATVNINLTPASDPAIIGGVKQGEVTEDVAVVGNEIKTQGQLTITDPDAGEAVFQTQNTTGKYGQFAVNAAGLWTYTVDNSQGIVQGLDDKETLTESFTVLSKDGTPVTITVVVNGTNDAPVATAATLNVKEDDAQVNGQLIATDVDVEKLTFAAKNPLPAGLTLNADGSYTFNPADPAYNSLKAGEELKITVPYTVTDGTVTVDSTLSLTITGTNDKPVVTPPTEPVPPTVNFDPNTGTYTHNVPEDTIVTGKVNGADVDGDTLSFTQASNPAHGKVVLNPDGSYTYTPNLDYIGSDSFTVTVSDGKGGTALATVNINLTPASDPAIIGGVKQGEVTEDVAVVGNEIKTQGQLTITDPDAGEAVFQTQNTTGKYGQFAVNAAGLWTYTVDNSQGIVQGLDDKETLTESFTVLSKDGTPVTITVVVNGTNDAPVATAATLNVKEDDAQVNGQLIATDVDVEKLTFAAKNPLPAGLTLNADGSYTFNPADPAYNSLKAGEELKITVPYTVTDGTVTVDSTLSLTITGTNDKPVVTPPTEPVPPTVNFDPNTGTYTHNVPEDTIVTGKVNGADVDGDTLSFTQASNPAHGKVVLNPDGSYTYTPNLDYIGSDSFTVTVSDGKGGTALATVNINLTPASDPAIIGGVKQGEVTEDVAVVGNEIKTQGQLTITDPDAGEAIFQTQNTTGKYGQFAVNAAGLWTYTVDNSQGIVQGLDDKETLTESFTVLSKDGTPVTITVVVNGTNDAPVATAATLNVKEDDAQVNGQLIATDVDVEKLTFAAKNPLPAGLTLNPDGSYTFNPADPAYNSLKAGEELKITVPYTVTDGTVTVDSTLSLTITGTNDKPVVTPPTEPVPPTVNFDPNTGTYTHNVPEDTIVTGKVNGADVDGDTLSFTQASNPAHGKVVLNPDGSYTYTPNLDYIGSDSFTVTVSDGKGGTALATVNINLTPVDDASILRADSQTVLEDTPATGNVLTNDSDVDSALTVATFSVDGRNFTAGQTATIANVGTLTISSNGEYTFTPAPNWNGAMPQATYVTNTGSSSTLNVTVTPVNDASVLRADSQTVLEDTPATGNVLTNDSDVDSALTVATFSVDGRNFTAGQTATIANVGTLTISSNGEYTFTPAPNWNGAMPQATYVTNTGSSSTLNVTVNPVNDAPTLDLDASMEDTSFKTTYVENGSGTPIADIDSLIGDVDSANLQSATIVLTNAQLGDVLSTVGLPNGIVASQSVVNGQIVLTLTGSASKAAYETAIESIRFSSTSENPSAADRILNVTVNDGVSNSNTAISTITVVPVNDAPTFVSSSSATVSEEGLKGGIADTAGTSDTSNSTTATGNVIFSDVDSSSLTYTLTAPTGLTSGGQAIVWSGNGSGTLVGTVGNQTIATISIDGTGKYNVTLSGPIDHADKTTEDVKSFDVKVSASDGTSSSSGQFTIKVEDDAPVGQSTTATVQMPYISTNLVLTLDTSGSMADPSGIAGKTRLQVAKEALTQLINDYDNVGDVKIMLVGFSSSATTQLFNGNTWLTAAEAKAILANFTANGGTNYDAAAGQVMQNFDKPGKLVGGQNVGYFFSDGAPNTGLGLDSTETKTWTDFLNAKDINSLSIGLGTGVAGTNLDPLAYNGTGSGTEANSIIVTNLAQLPPILRDTILTPTAGNITGGLVGSAVAGFGADGGHINDITVDGVKYTFNTVGNSITTTANGSTYTFDPVTHTLKVTTALGGQFIIDMDDGKYTYTPPVNLQSNASENIGFTLVDNDGDLDKSNSKLTINVIPPRYNTAPVLVDDFSFTKANQAISLDLLANDKDLQGDKLTLTGTPTLLSGQGVVTIDPKTGLPVFTPSANFIGEATIRYTVSDGFGGTSSAIWTVKVVPESNILDGSNEGGVGSYFVTGPESDAGNVIQVSTAGYHSATGGGAGKSYASTATGNDQVILTGGSNDHVEAGAGNDLIYMGETQDYNNSVATKDANFFLASQFMTSADGTLSTTTNNDKLVLGIVNEMQPVTDLVNAGSGNDTVFGENGSDALYGNAGNDKLFGGAGIDALRGGAGNDLLVGGSGNDILRGDAGSDTFKWTLGDQGTAGAPARDVVMDFNNAKSGNAVGDVDKLDLRDLLQGENTGSLTQYLHFEKSGSDTIIHVSSKGEFSNGNWTTKEDQVITLQGVDLTTSGSDQAIINDLLSKGRLITD